Proteins encoded within one genomic window of Pongo pygmaeus isolate AG05252 chromosome 4, NHGRI_mPonPyg2-v2.0_pri, whole genome shotgun sequence:
- the CKMT2 gene encoding creatine kinase S-type, mitochondrial, whose product MASIFSKLLTGRNASLLFATMGTSVLTTGYLLNQQKVCAEVREQPRLFPPSADYPDLRKHNNCMAECLTPAIYAKLRNKVTPNGYTLDQCIQTGVDNPGHPFIKTVGMVAGDEESYEVFADLFDPVIKLRHNGYDPRVMKHTTDLDASKITQGQFDEHYVLSSRVRTGRSIRGLSLPPACTRAERREVENVAITALEGLKGDLAGRYYKLSEMTEQDQQRLIDDHFLFDKPVSPLLTCAGMARDWPDARGIWHNYDKTFLIWINEEDHTRVISMEKGGNMKRVFERFCRGLKEVERLIQERGWEFMWNERLGYILTCPSNLGTGLRAGVHVRIPKLSKDPRFSKILENLRLQKRGTGGVDTAAVADVYDISNIDRIGRSEVELVQIVIDGVNYLVDCEKKLERGQDIKVPPPLPQFGKK is encoded by the exons ATGGCCAGTATCTTTTCTAAGTTGCTAACTGGCCGCAATGCTTCTCTGCTGTTTGCTACCATGGGCACCAGTGTCCTGACCACCGGGTACCTGCTGAACCAGCAGAAAGTGTGTGCCGAGGTCAGGGAGCAGCCTAGGCTATTTCCTCCAAG TGCAGACTACCCAGACCTGCGCAAGCACAACAACTGCATGGCCGAGTGCCTCACCCCCGCCATCTATGCCAAGCTTCGCAACAAGGTGACGCCCAATGGCTACACCCTGGACCAGTgcatccagactggagtggacAACCCTGGCCACCCCTTCATAAAGActgtgggcatggtggctggtgacGAGGAGTCCTATGAG GTGTTTGCTGACCTTTTTGACCCCGTCATCAAACTAAGACACAACGGCTACGACCCCAGGGTGATGAAGCACACAACGGATCTGGACGCATCCAAG ATCACCCAAGGGCAGTTCGACGAGCATTATGTGCTGTCTTCTCGGGTTCGCACCGGCCGCAGCATCCGTGGGCTGAGCCTGCCGCCCGCCTGCACCCGGGCCGAGCGGAGGGAGGTAGAGAACGTGGCCATCACTGCCCTGGAGGGCCTCAAAGGGGACCTGGCTGGCCGCTACTACAAGCTGTCCGAGATGACGGAGCAGGACCAGCAGCGGCTCATCGAT GACCACTTTCTGTTTGATAAGCCAGTGTCCCCTTTATTAACATGTGCTGGGATGGCCCGTGACTGGCCAGATGCCAGGGGAATCTG GCATAATTATGATAAGACATTTCTTATCTGGATAAATGAGGAGGATCACACCAGGGTAATCTCAATGGAAAAAGGAGGCAATATGAAACGAGTATTTGAGCGATTCTGTCGTGGACTAAAAGAA GTAGAACGGTTAATCCAAGAACGAGGCTGGGAGTTCATGTGGAATGAGCGCCTAGGATACATTTTGACCTGTCCTTCGAACCTTGGAACAGGACTACGAGCTGGTGTCCATGTTAGGATCCCAAAGCTCAGCAAG GACCCACGCTTTTCTAAGATCCTGGAAAACCTAAGACTCCAGAAGCGTGGCACAGGTGGTGTGGACACTGCCGCAGTCGCAGATGTGTACGACATTTCCAACATAGATAGAATTGGTCGATCAGAG GTTGAGCTTGTTCAGATAGTCATCGATGGAGTCAATTACCTGGTGGATTGTGAAAAGAAGTTGGAGAGAGGCCAAGATATTAAGGTGCCACCCCCTCTGCCTCAGTTTGGCAAAAAGTGA